From one Amaranthus tricolor cultivar Red isolate AtriRed21 chromosome 17, ASM2621246v1, whole genome shotgun sequence genomic stretch:
- the LOC130804480 gene encoding probable glycosyltransferase At5g03795, whose translation MAPWTLTQWCACINIPRRKPVPLSIVPICLACISCFLILLYVSFTFDNLFHLPNKSISFSSPLIPKPEFQARDRVEILPITNDHNNGNDVISLLSKDAFEDQNGPPLLPSHPILHNKTLKPIPNGSFQRKRYKINEEVYHDTKIFLASYKEMKSSLKIYIYPHDKKDPFAHALLPTYGYEPSGNYASESYFKNVLYKSHFITNDPSKADFFYLPFSIASLRHDTRIGVHGLPDFVLNYMNNVTQNYPYWNRSGGADHFYAACHSVSKMATDKVNHLKSNAIQVVCSSSYFLTNYYAHKDVCLPQIWPRHEEPKSIFSISQRKKLAFFAGSGISPLRKTLVETWRNDSDIAAHGGRLKTPYSEHLLGSKYCLHVKGFEVNTARIGDAMYYGCVPVILADYYDLPFMDILNWKSFSVVITANDIPNLKKILQSISPKKYAALQANVLKVRKHFKWNNSPTDFDAFYTVMYELWLRRSSIKVMSFKSS comes from the exons ATGGCGCCATGGACGTTGACGCAGTGGTGCGCCTGCATCAACATTCCACGGCGCAAACCAGTGCCTTTATCAATCGTACCCATATGTTTAGCCTGTATCTCTTGTTTTCTTATTCTTCTTTATGTATCTTTTACTTTTGATAACTTATTTCACCTTCCTAATAAATCTATTTCCTTTTCTTCTCCATTAATACCAAAACCCGAGTTTCAGGCTCGTGATCGTGTTGAAATTCTACCTATTACTAATGATCATAACAATGGTAATGATGTGATTTCTTTGTTGTCTAAGGATGCTTTTGAAGATCAAAATGGACCTCCACTTCTTCCTTCTCATCCTATTCTCCATAACAAAACACTTAAACCAATACCTAatg GATCGTTTCAACGTAAACGATAcaaaattaatgaagaagttTACCATGACACAAAAATCTTCCTAGCAAGCTACAAGGAGATGAAATCAAGCCTTAAAATCTACATATACCCACATGACAAAAAAGACCCATTTGCTCATGCCCTTCTTCCTACATATGGTTATGAACCAAGTGGTAACTATGCAAGTGAATCCTACTTCAAAAATGTTCTTTACAAGAGCCATTTCATCACCAACGACCCTTCCAAAGCCGACTTCTTTTACTTGCCTTTCTCGATTGCGAGCTTACGACACGATACTAGAATCGGAGTTCATGGGCTACCCGATTTCGTACTAAATTATATGAACAATGTTACGCAAAATTACCCTTATTGGAACCGATCTGGTGGTGCGGATCATTTTTATGCTGCTTGCCATTCCGTTAGTAAGATGGCTACGGATAAGGTTAATCATCTAAAGAGTAATGCTATTCAGGTCGTTTGCTCGTCTAGTTACTTTCTTACCAACTATTATGCTCACAAGGATGTTTGTTTGCCTCAAATTTGGCCTAGGCATGAAGAACCTAAGAGCATTTTCTCCATATCTCAAAG GAAAAAACTGGCCTTCTTTGCAGGATCAGGAATTTCGCCACTCCGGAAAACACTAGTCGAAACATGGCGAAACGACAGTGACATAGCAGCACACGGAGGAAGGTTAAAAACACCTTACTCCGAGCACCTACTAGGAAGCAAATACTGCCTGCACGTAAAAGGGTTCGAGGTAAACACAGCTCGAATAGGAGATGCAATGTACTATGGCTGTGTTCCTGTTATTCTAGCAGACTATTATGACCTTCCATTCATGGATATCTTGAATTGGAAGAGCTTCTCTGTGGTGATAACTGCCAATGACATTCCTAACTTGAAGAAAATCTTACAGAGTATAAGCCCTAAGAAATATGCTGCTTTGCAAGCTAATGTTTTGAAGGTGAGGAAGCATTTTAAGTGGAATAATTCTCCAACTGATTTTGATGCATTTTATACTGTCATGTATGAACTTTGGCTTAGAAGAAGCTCCATCAAGGTCATGTCTTTCAAGAGTTCTTGA
- the LOC130804479 gene encoding protein CHUP1, chloroplastic yields MIVRLGLLVGVSLAAYTVRQINVRASKPGGSSLKHSEYDEATAEQDRNDSNPNDGSNEKEQEEEKEEVKLISGEINPPILDAFDIGEEEFEELLSAQIDFPVPDAEKSARADRQRVYDEEMANNASELERLRNLVKELEEREVRLEGELLEYYGLKEQESDILELQRQLKIKTVEIDMLKVNINSLQAERKKLEEEIEIGVSARKELDLARRKIKELQRQIQLEANQTKGQLLLLKQQVSGLQSKEEEAYKKDNEVDKKLKAVKQLEMDVAELKRKNIELQHEKRDLLIKLEAAEGKAAVLSDMTETEMVAKVREEVNELKHVNEDLQKQVEGLQMNRFSEVEELVYLRWVNACLRHELKDYQTPAGKMSARELNKNLSPRSQEKAKQLLLEYAGSERGQGDTDIESNFSQVSSPGSEDFDNASIDSSMSKYSSLSRRQSIIQKLKRWGKSKDDSSTMSSPSRSFSGGSPISRASMSQRARGPLESMMLRNAGDSVAITSFGKAEQDTDGYDSPDLLRINTQVASSDSLNTVAASFQLMSKSVDGSLDEKYPAYKDRHKLALEREKKIKEKAEQARAEKFGDKSGLKPESKVRDRSVALPPKLALIKEKVPVSGATGEQAGDGKIADSSVVSKMRLAEIEKRPPRVPRPPPKSSGNNVSGEKANVPSGGSSGGPPLPPPPPRPPGAPPPPPPPPGGLSRGPGNDDKVHRAPEVVEFYQSLMKRESKKETTNLISTTSNTANARSNMIGEIENRSTFLLAVKADVETQGDFVQSLAAEVRAASFTSIEDLVAFVNWLDEELSFLVDERAVLKHFDWPEGKADALREAAFEYQDLSKLEKRVSSYEDDASIPCEKALKKMYSLLEKVEQSVYALLRTRDMAISRYREFGIPVNWLMDSGIVGKIKLSSVQLAKKYMKRVTMELDSLSGPEKEPNREFILLQGIRFAFRVHQFAGGFDAESMKAFEELRNRANTQTSEDGNLQIQ; encoded by the exons ATGATAGTTAGGTTAGGCTTGTTGGTCGGTGTTTCCCTTGCAGCCTACACTGTTAGGCAAATTAATGTCAGGGCTTCAAAGCCAGGAGGTTCCTCACTTAAACATTCAG AATATGATGAAGCGACCGCGGAGCAAGATCGGAATGACTCAAATCCAAATGATGGTAGCAATGAGAAG GAGCAAgaagaggaaaaagaagagGTTAAACTAATTAGCGGGGAAATAAACCCTCCCATACTCGACGCATTTGACATTGGGGAGGAAGAATTTGAAGAGCTCTTGTCTGCGCAGATTGATTTTCCCGTACCAGACGCTGAGAAAAGTGCTAGGGCTGATCGTCAGAGAGTTTACGATGAAGAGATGGCAAATAATGCAAGTGAACTAGAACGATTGCGCAACCTAGTAAAGGAACTAGAGGAAAGAGAAGTAAGACTAGAAGGGGAACTTCTAGAATATTATGGTTTAAAGGAACAGGAGTCGGACATATTGGAGCTCCAGCGACAGCTCAAAATCAAGACCGTCGAGATTGATATGTTGAAGGTTAACATAAACTCTCTACAAGCCGAAAGAAAAAAGCTTGAAGAAGAGATCGAGATAGGAGTTTCAGCTCGGAAGGAGCTTGATTTAGCAAGGAGGAAAATTAAAGAGCTGCAACGGCAAATTCAGCTTGAAGCGAATCAGACGAAAGGTCAACTTTTGCTGCTGAAACAGCAAGTCAGTGGTTTACAATCTAAGGAGGAAGAGGCCTACAAGAAAGATAATGAAGTTGATAAGAAACTTAAAGCTGTTAAGCAATTGGAGATGGATGTTGCCGAACTTAAGAGGAAAAACATCGAGCTTCAACATGAAAAGCGGGACTTGTTGATCAAATTAGAAGCTGCTGAAGGCAAAGCAGCTGTACTTTCTGACATGACCGAG ACTGAAATGGTTGCCAAAGTTAGAGAGGAAGTCAATGAGTTAAAGCATGTGAATGAAGACTTGCAAAAGCAGGTTGAAGGACTTCAAATGAACCGGTTCAGTGAAGTTGAAGAGTTGGTCTACCTACGGTGGGTGAATGCATGCTTAAGACATGAACTCAAAGATTATCAGACACCTGCTGGGAAAATGTCCGCTCGTGAGCTGAACAAGAATTTAAGCCCGAGATCTCAAGAGAAGGCCAAACAACTCTTGTTAGAATATGCAGGCTCAGAACGCGGACAAGGAGACACGGATATAGAAAGCAATTTCTCTCAAGTTTCTTCACCGGGAAGTGAGGACTTTGACAATGCTTCAATTGACAGTTCCATGAGTAAATACAGCAGTCTTAGTAGGAGGCAGAGTATAATTCAAAAGTTAAAGAGATGGGGTAAAAGCAAGGATGATTCAAGCACTATGTCGTCACCATCTAGATCTTTCTCCGGGGGGTCTCCAATAAGTAGGGCTAGTATGAGTCAGAGGGCAAGGGGCCCACTTGAATCAATGATGTTACGAAACGCGGGTGACAGTGTTGCAATAACTTCGTTTGGGAAGGCAGAACAGGATACGGATGGATATGACTCTCCGGATCTCCTTCGGATTAATACACAGGTTGCATCCTCTGATTCGTTAAACACAGTGGCTGCCTCATTCCAGCTAATGTCGAAATCAGTCGATGGATCCTTAGATGAAAAGTATCCTGCATACAAAGACCGGCATAAGCTGGCATtagaaagagagaaaaagatcAAGGAAAAGGCAGAACAAGCTAGAGCTGAAAAGTTTGGTGACAAGTCGGGTTTGAAGCCCGAGTCTAAGGTGAGAGATAGATCTGTAGCTTTGCCGCCCAAGCTTGCTCTGATAAAGGAGAAGGTACCGGTTTCTGGCGCTACTGGTGAGCAAGCTGGTGATGGTAAAATAGCTGATTCATCTGTCGTAAGCAAAATGAGACTTGCGGAAATAGAGAAAAGGCCACCCAGGGTGCCACGGCCCCCACCTAAATCATCTGGAAACAATGTTTCTGGTGAAAAGGCAAATGTGCCCAGTGGCGGATCATCTGGGGGCCCACCACTTCCTCCTCCACCGCCCCGTCCTCCAGGTGCACCACCACCGCCTCCTCCCCCACCAGGAGGCCTATCAAGAGGGCCTGGAAATGATGACAAGGTTCACCGAGCTCCTGAAGTTGTGGAATTCTATCAAAGTTTGATGAAACGCGAATCAAAGAAAGAAACAACAAATCTGATATCAACTACTTCCAACACAGCAAACGCAAGGAGCAATATGATCGGCGAGATTGAGAACAGATCCACCTTCCTCTTAGCA GTGAAAGCTGATGTAGAAACTCAAGGTGATTTTGTTCAGTCATTAGCGGCTGAAGTCCGAGCAGCTTCATTCACCAGCATTGAAGATCTAGTTGCATTTGTGAACTGGCTAGATGAAGAACTATCCTTCTTG GTCGATGAGAGGGCAGTTCTCAAGCACTTTGACTGGCCCGAGGGGAAAGCCGATGCATTAAGAGAGGCTGCTTTTGAATATCAAGATTTATCAAAGTTGGAAAAGCGAGTTTCATCTTATGAAGATGACGCCTCCATTCCATGTGAGAAAGCTCTCAAGAAAATGTATTCATTGCTTGAAAA GGTCGAACAAAGTGTGTATGCATTGCTGCGCACAAGAGATATGGCTATTTCAAGATATCGAGAGTTCGGAATTCCAGTGAATTGGTTGATGGACTCCGGAATTGTGGGCAAG ATCAAACTGTCATCGGTACAGTTAGCAAAGAAGTACATGAAACGTGTCACGATGGAGCTTGATTCACTCAGTGGTCCTGAAAAGGAACCAAATAGAGAATTTATACTCCTACAAGGAATTCGGTTTGCATTCCGTGTGCATCAG TTTGCTGGAGGTTTTGATGCTGAAAGCATGAAAGCATTTGAAGAGTTGAGAAATCGTGCCAATACACAAACGAGTGAAGATGGTAATTTGCAAATACAATAG